Within Klebsiella sp. RIT-PI-d, the genomic segment GCGCCCGACGAATTTGGGTATTAGGTAAGTTCTGGTAGCCACAGTCATTTTTCAGAAACACAAAGACGGCGGTGAGATCGGCCATATCTTCAGCTTCAGATTCGCTCAGCGCATAGCTGTTTGTGGATAATGCTAAAAGCATTCCAGGAACAATTATTCTGAAAAAAGTCTTCATTCTTTCTACCACTGCTTACGGAAATGCAACGTTAGCACACCTGATGATAGCGCGTGAACTTAATTATCACAGTTATACTTGACGTTCCGGTTAGGGGAGGGTTTAAGCTCATAGACCGCCTGCCGACAATAAGGAAAATACGATGCAACGCCGCGACTTTTTAAAATATTCCGCCGCTATTGGCGCGTTTAGCGCACTGCCTCTCTGGAGCAAAACCGCCTTTGCTGCCGAACGCCCGGCGCTGCCGATCCCGCAACTGTTAACCGCCGATGCGCGTAATCACATCAGGCTGAGTGTTCAGGCAGGGACATCGACGTTTGGCCCCGTCACCAGCGCTACCTGGGGCTATAACGGCGCGCTACTGGGTCCGGCGATCCGCCTGCGTCAGGGAAAGGCGGTTACCGTTGATATTCACAACACCCTGACAGAAGAGACGACGGTTCACTGGCACGGGCTGGAAGTGCCCGGTGCTGTCGACGGTGGCCCTCAGGGGGTGATAAAAGCCGGTGAGTCGCGTTCGGTGACATTCACGCCCGATCAGCCGGCAGCAACCTGCTGGTTTCACCCCCATCAGCACGGTAAAACCGGGCGCCAGGTGGCGATGGGGCTGGCAGGACTGGTCATCATTGATGACGATGACAGCCGCAGCCTGCGTTTGCCGCAGCAGTGGGGCATTGATGATCTACCGGTGATCGTGCAGGACAAGCGTTTTACCGCCAGCGGCGAAATAGATTATCAGCTGGATATGATGACCGCTGCCGTCGGCTGGTTTGGCGATACGCTTCTGGCTAACGGTGCGCCGTTTCCCCAGCATAATGCCCCGCGAGGCTGGCTGAGATTACGCCTGCTCAACGGCTGTAATGCGCGTTCGCTGAACGTCGCCGCCAGCGACAAGCGCCCGCTATATGTGATTGCCAGCGACGGCGGGCTGCTGGCGGAGCCGGTCAAAGTCACTGAGTTGTCGATGTTAATGGGCGAGCGTTTTGAGGTGCTGGTGGATACCCAGGACGGTAAACCGTTCGATCTGGTGACTTTACCGGTCAGTCAAATGGGGATGGCCGTCGCGCCTTTCGACCGGCCACAGCCGATACTGCGCGTGCAGCCGCTGCGCATTGCCGCCTCCGCGACGCTCCCGGATTCGCTGGTCACGGTTCCTGCGCTGCCTGCGCTTTCGGATCTTACCCGGCGTAAA encodes:
- a CDS encoding YacC family pilotin-like protein yields the protein MKTFFRIIVPGMLLALSTNSYALSESEAEDMADLTAVFVFLKNDCGYQNLPNTQIRRALLFFAQQNQWDLSNYETYNMKTLGEDSYRDLSGIGIPTAKKCKALAKDSLSLLAYVK
- the cueO gene encoding multicopper oxidase CueO, whose amino-acid sequence is MQRRDFLKYSAAIGAFSALPLWSKTAFAAERPALPIPQLLTADARNHIRLSVQAGTSTFGPVTSATWGYNGALLGPAIRLRQGKAVTVDIHNTLTEETTVHWHGLEVPGAVDGGPQGVIKAGESRSVTFTPDQPAATCWFHPHQHGKTGRQVAMGLAGLVIIDDDDSRSLRLPQQWGIDDLPVIVQDKRFTASGEIDYQLDMMTAAVGWFGDTLLANGAPFPQHNAPRGWLRLRLLNGCNARSLNVAASDKRPLYVIASDGGLLAEPVKVTELSMLMGERFEVLVDTQDGKPFDLVTLPVSQMGMAVAPFDRPQPILRVQPLRIAASATLPDSLVTVPALPALSDLTRRKFQLSMDPMLDMMGMQALQEKYGAQAMSGMDHGNMHHGAMDHGAMGHGSQAFDFHSANRINGQAFAMDTPLFAAQKGQFERWVISGEGDMMLHPFHIHGTQFRILSENGRPPVAHRAGWKDTVNVNGGVSEVLVRFNHDAPKECAYMAHCHLLEHEDTGMMMGFTV